The sequence below is a genomic window from Paucibacter aquatile.
AGCGCGCCCGACCGCAGGGCCCTTGGGTGGGCGCTGCGGGCGGCGGAGGCTCGGGAGGTGCGAGCGGTGGGGAGGCGAGAAGGTGGGAGCGCGCTTGGGGCCGGCTCAGTCCCGCTCCACCTGCGGTTTGGGCCGCTGAGCCACGGTGATGGCGATGTCCAGTTGTTGACCGGCGCGTTGCACGGTGACCTGGGTGCCGGTTTTGGGCTTGAGGGCGGAGACGGCGGCGAGCAACTGGGCCGGGGTGGCGACCGGGGTGTCGCCGACGCGGGTCAGCACATCGCCGGGTTTGAGGCCGGCCTTCGCGGCCGGGGCGTCGGCGACCACGCCGCTGATCAGCACGCCTTGCTTGACGGTGACCTTGAAGGCCTCGGCGAATTCGGGCGTCAGCTCGCGGGTCTGCACGCCGATCCAGCCGCGGGCGACCTGGCCATCGCGGATCAGCGACTCCATCACCTGGCGCGCGGTGCTGACCGGAATGGCGAAGCCGATGCCCAGGCTGCCGCCGCTGCGCGAGAAGATGGCGGTGTTGATGCCGACTAGGTTTCCTTCGGCGTCGACCAGGGCGCCGCCCGAGTTGCCGGGGTTGATGGCGGCATCGGTCTGAATGAAATTCTCGAAGGTGTTGATGCCCAGCTGGTTGCGACCCAGGGCGCTGACGATGCCTGAAGTGACCGTCTGGCCGACATTGAAGGGGTTGCCGATGGCCAGCACCACATCACCCACTTCCAGGCTCTCGGCATGGCCGAGCTGGATCACGGGCAGGCGCTCGAGTGCGATCTTGAGCACGGCGACATCGGTCTCCGGGTCGCTGCCGACCAGGGTGGCGCGGGCCTGGCGGCCGTCGCTGAGCATGACCTCGATGTCCGAGGCGCCTTCGATCACATGGTTGTTGGTGAGCAGATAGCCGTCGGCCGAGACGATCACGCCCGAGCCCAGGCCGGTCTGCGGCCGCTCAGACGGCTGACCCCGGCCGCGTGGGCCGAAATGGAAGCGGAACCAGGGGTCGTTGCTGTCGGCCGTGCGGCTGGGCGCCTTGCTGGCGGTGATGCTGACCACGGCCGGCGCGGCGCGGCGTGCGGCCAGGGCATAGCCGCTGCGTGCCGGGGCGGAGGCGCCGCTGGCTGCCGGCGCGGCCGGGCTGGGTTCGGCGATCTTGAACAGGGGCAGGCTGGCGGCCGGGCCACCGGCGCTGCCCGCGAGGCCGCGGCCTTGCAGCCATTGCGGTTTCAGGGTGCTGACCACGAAGAGCAGGGCCAGCACCACCGTGGTGGCCTGAGCGAAAATCAACCAAAGTCTGCGCACTACAACAACTCCTCTTCCGAACCCGAGCGGCCCACCGATGACTTCACGACACAGCCTGGAACGACATCTCCATATGGAGCTCAATGTCGACCGTTTCAAGGATTATGGGCCGAACGGTTTGCAGGTGGAGGGGCGGGCCGAGGTGCGCCATCTGGTCTGCGGCGTGACGGCCAGCCTGGCCTTGATCGAGGCGGCGATTGCCGCCGGGGCCGATGCCATCCTGGTCCACCACGGCCTGTTCTGGCGCGGCCAGGACGGCCGCGTCACTGGTTGGATGAAGCAGCGCCTGGCGCGCCTGCTGGCTGCCGATGTCAGCCTGCTGGCCTACCACCTGCCGCTGGACGCCCATGCCGAACTCGGCAACAACGCCCAGCTCGGCCGCGTGCTGGGCTGGCAGGCCGACGGCCGCTTCGGCGAGCAGGACCTGGGCTTCATCGGTGCGGCTGCGCAGCCTTTGAGCTTGCAGGCCCTGGGCGAGCAGATCGAGCAAGGCCTGGGCCGTGCGCCGGTGCTGGCGCCCGGTGATGGGCGGGTGCTGAAGCGCATTGCCTGGTGCACCGGTGGGGCTCAGGGTTATTTTGAACAGGCGATTGCGGCCGGCGCCGATGTGTTCGTCACCGGCGAGATTTCCGAGCCGCAAGCCCATCTGGCCGCCGAGACCGGCGTGGCCTTCATCGCCGCCGGCCACCATGCCACCGAGCGCTACGGCGTGCAGGCTCTGGGGCAGCATCTGGCCCAGCAGTTCGGCCTGAGCCAGCAGTTCATCGATCTGCCCAATCCGGCATGAGCACGCTCACGTCAAGCCCGCGGCCCTTGCTGCTCAGCATGGGCGATGTCTGCGGCATCGGCCCCGAGGTGGCGGTGGCGGCCTGGGCGGCCGATCTGGATCTCAGTGGTCGCAGCGATCTCTGCCTGGTCGGCGATGTGGCCGTGCTGCGTCGGGCCCTGGGCTTCATGGGTCTGCAGGCGCCGGTGCTGCAGCTGGAATGTTTGCAGGACTTTGCCCAGCGCCCGCCCCATGCCCTGCCGGTGTGGCAACCCCCGGGCCTGGCGGTGGGTTTGGTCGATGAGGCGCTGGGCCAGATCTCGGCGCGCGCTGGTGTGGCGGCGGCCCTGTGCATCGAGGCTTCGGTGGCCGCCCTCCTGGCTGGGCAGGCTCAGTGCCTGGTGACAGCGCCCATCCACAAAGAGGCCTTGCATGCGGCCGGCGTGGATTTCCCGGGGCATACCGAGCTGCTGCAGGCGCGCTCGGTGCCGGCCGGCGCGGCCTTGCCGCCGGTGCGCATGATGCTGGCCAATGAGGAGCTGCGCACGGTGCTGGTCACCATCCATTGCTCGCTGCGCCAGGCCATCGAGCAGATCAGCGCCGCGCGGGTGCTGGAGACGCTGCGCATCACCCACCAGGCGCTGCAGCGCATGGGCATCGCCCGGCCGCGCATCGCGGTGGCGGGCTTGAATCCGCATGCGGGCGAGGGTGGGCTGTTTGGCGATGAGGAGATCCTGCACATCGCGCCGGCCATCCAGCAGGCCCGGGCCGAGGGCCTGGACGCCAGCGGTCCTTACGCGCCCGACACGGTCTTCATGCGCGCCCGCCATGCGGCTGGCCACCCGGGCGAGTTCGATGTGGTGGTGGCCATGACGCACGACCATGGCCTGATTCCAGTGAAGTACCTGGGCGTGGAGCAGGGCGTCAACGTGACCCTGGGTCTGCCCTTTGTGCGCACCAGCCCCGATCACGGCACGGCTTTCGATCTGGCCGGCAGCGGCCGGGCCGATCCGGCCAGCATGGCGGCGGCGATTCGCATGGCGCGGCGCTTGATGCAGCCGCCAGTGGCGACCTGAAAGGGCGCCCTGAGGTTTTCAGCTCTTGCTGCCGATGGCGGCCAGCTGCTTGCGGGCGCGCGAGATCGCGCGCTCCATCAGGTAGGCGTGCTCAAAGGCGCGCAGACGGCCTGATTCGCACAGACGCTTGAGCATGCGTGCGGTCATGGTGACCGTTTCCTGGTGCTTGGCACCCTGGGTGAAGATGAAGAAGCTGCGGCCGGCGCTGATATGGGCCAGGCGGACCTTGTGCCAGCTGTCGCCGGTGTGCATGCGGTAGGCGAAACCGAGCTGCAGGTGGTCGATCAGCAGCTCGCCCTCGCTGGGCTCAGGCGCTTCGGTGGCGGCGGGCAGGCCGTCGATGCTGATGTCGACGGCCTGCAGCGGCGCTTGTGGCTCGTCGTCGCCGAGCACGATGTCGACCGTGCCGTCCCAATCGACCCCGCTTTCGCGCACCAGACCCAGGCTCTGGGCTTCCTGCGGGCTCAGGCGGCTGCCCATGTCCAGGTCTTGCGGCACGGTGACCGGTGCATCGGCGGGCAGGTCGCGCTCTTCCGGCGGCGCACAGCCGAACACGCCGTCCAGCTGCTTGATCAGCAGATTGGTTTCCAGCGCGCTGGGTGCCACGCCCTTGAGGGATTCGGCATGGGCCGGCAGCAGGGCGCCGAAGAAGACCTTGCGGGCGGGCTCGGGCCAGGCGATCAGGTCCAGGCCTTCGCCGAGGGTGCGCATCAGGGCGGGCAGCTGGCTCAGAAAGGCCTGGCGCTGGGCCGTGCCGCCCTTGGGCTGCACGCTCATCACCAGCTCGCGGCCGAGCTGGCGGAAGCGCAGGGTGCGCTCGGGCGTGCCCTTGGGGTCGCGCGAGGACAGCACGATGGCCTGACTCCAGACCTGGGCCAGGAAATCGCGCAGGAAATCCTGCATGGGCACGGGGGCCAGCGCGGTTTGCAGCTGCTGGGTGTAGCGCTGCTGCAGGCGCAGGTCGATTTCCTTGCGGTCCAGCAGCTCGGCCATATCGCCGACGGCGCTGCCTTCGCTGGCGCTCTTCAGTGTGCCGGCGATCTGCTCCTGGATGAAACGCTCCAGGGCATCGAGCTTGCTTTCGTAGACCTCCATGCGGTCGAAGTCGCCGCTGGCGACCTCCTGCACGAGATCGCGCACATGGGCCAGGAAATCGCTGCCGGGCGCTTCGCTGAAGTCATCGAAGGCGCAGGCCAGCGAGGCCATGCGATTGACAAAGCGGCGCACCGGATGCCGGCGCGAGGAGAAAAAGCTCGGGTCGCCCAGGGCCGCGCGCAGCACCGGCAGCTGCAGCCGGGCCAGCAGGCGCGCCATTTGCGGAGGCACCTTGGGGTCCGACAAGACCTGGTCGAACAGGCTGCTGACCACATCGATGACCATGTGATCCAGGCGCCCGGTGGCCGCCTGACGCAGCTCGTCGCGGTGGATCTGAATCAGATTGGGGGGCTGCACGCCTTGCCAGGCGGAGCCGCCGAAGTCTTCGGCCCAGTCGCCCGGCGCGGCGCCGAGTGCCGCGGGGCCCAGGGCTGCGCTGCCCGCATGGCCGCCGACCGCGCCCGACGGCAGGCCGCCGCTCATGCCGCTCATGCCGCCGAAGCCGGAAACACCGGCCGGTGCCGGCGCCTGGGCGAGGCGGCGCAGCAGGTCCATCAGCTGGCCGTCGACCACGCCCATACCGCCGGCGTTGGCGCTGCCGTAACGGCTGTGGCCGCCGGCCATGCCTGCGCCACCATAACTGCTGCCGCTGTAACTGTTGCCAAACTCGCTGCGAGCACTGCGCGGGCCGTTGTGGCTGAACTGCGCCTGCCCACCCGGGCCGGAATCGAGCTCGCCGTGCACCGAGGCGCCACCGGCCAGGCCCTGCGCGCGGGTGCTGGCGTTGGGGGATTCGTTGCCGCGCACGCGCAGGTCTTGCGGGCGCAGGCCGCGGTGGCGGAACAGTTCCGCGATGTCGGCATAGCAGGCGCGCATCTCCTGTGTCATCGCCCGCGTCATTTCATCGACCAGGATCTGTCGGCTTTCGCTATCCTCGGTCACGGCGTGGACGGCGGCCAGCAGGGCGCGTGCGACCAACTCGGGCCGCAGGGGGTTGCGATCGCCATTGCGCAGGCTGGCCACATAGGACTCGACCTCGCGCAGCTCCCACTCGCTCTGGTGGCCGATGGCCAGGCCGATGCGGTCGCTGACCACCAGGGCGTCGACCGCGTCATCGTCCATCAGGGACAGCTCGGTCCAGTCCTTCTTGGCGGCGGTGGTGGCTTCGGCCTTGGGGGCCTGTTCCTGGCTCAGCTGCTGGCGCAGCTCCTGAGTGAAGCGTTGGCTGAACAGGCCCTGCTGGCGGCGAAACACCAATTGGGTGGCCAGCAGCAGATCACGCCGCTTGGCTTGGCCGGCCGAGAGCGCCGCCAGACCCATGCCCTCGGCGCAGCGCTCCGAGGCCTGCTCGGCGGCTGTGCGAATGCGCTGGAGGGCAGCCTCCAGATGGGGGTTGAGTCCGAGGTCGGGCGAATTCATGAAGAGGGTGGGGGTGGAGCTGTCGTGAGCGTGCCACAAATCTGGGGTCAGTATCGCGTCAATACAAGGCCATCTCCAGCCAGATGTGCGGGCCTCGGCGCCTGAGCTTGCCAAATAGCTAACGCCCGGTGCCTGCGAAACTTTTGCTTACAGGCGGTCCGGGCGTTACGGGGCGGGGTGGCGCCGGTTTCAGCGGCGCCACAGGCGGGTGATCAGCGCTTCAGCGAGTCGCGGATCTCGCGCAGCAGCACGATGTCTTCCGGCGTCACCGGAGCCTCGGCCGGGGCGGGCGCCGGGGTGTCGGCGCGCTTGAGGCGGTTGATCTGCTTGATCATCAGGAAAATGATGAAGGCCAGGATGACGAAGTTCAGCAGCACGGTCAGGAAGCTGCCGTAGGCGAACAGAGGCACGCCGGCCTTGGTCAGGGCTTCGTAGGTCTGCGCGCCCTTGAAATCGGCCGGGATGCTGCCCAGCACCACAAAATAATTGGAGAAGTCCAGGCCGCCGACCACCTTGCCGACGATGGGCATGATCAGATCCTTGACCACCGAATCGACGATCTTGCCGAAGGCGCCGCCGATGATGACGCCGACCGCCAGGTCAACGACATTGCCCTTGACCGCAAACTCCCTGAATTCCGAGAAAAAACTCATCGATCTCTCCGTGGGCGGCCAGAGGCCGCGCTTTCCTTGTTGATGGATAAAAAACCATGCGAGCGCCCATGGGGCGCGCAACGGCCATGATTGTCGACGGCGATGGCCCCGCACAGCGGTAAAACGC
It includes:
- a CDS encoding DUF1631 family protein encodes the protein MNSPDLGLNPHLEAALQRIRTAAEQASERCAEGMGLAALSAGQAKRRDLLLATQLVFRRQQGLFSQRFTQELRQQLSQEQAPKAEATTAAKKDWTELSLMDDDAVDALVVSDRIGLAIGHQSEWELREVESYVASLRNGDRNPLRPELVARALLAAVHAVTEDSESRQILVDEMTRAMTQEMRACYADIAELFRHRGLRPQDLRVRGNESPNASTRAQGLAGGASVHGELDSGPGGQAQFSHNGPRSARSEFGNSYSGSSYGGAGMAGGHSRYGSANAGGMGVVDGQLMDLLRRLAQAPAPAGVSGFGGMSGMSGGLPSGAVGGHAGSAALGPAALGAAPGDWAEDFGGSAWQGVQPPNLIQIHRDELRQAATGRLDHMVIDVVSSLFDQVLSDPKVPPQMARLLARLQLPVLRAALGDPSFFSSRRHPVRRFVNRMASLACAFDDFSEAPGSDFLAHVRDLVQEVASGDFDRMEVYESKLDALERFIQEQIAGTLKSASEGSAVGDMAELLDRKEIDLRLQQRYTQQLQTALAPVPMQDFLRDFLAQVWSQAIVLSSRDPKGTPERTLRFRQLGRELVMSVQPKGGTAQRQAFLSQLPALMRTLGEGLDLIAWPEPARKVFFGALLPAHAESLKGVAPSALETNLLIKQLDGVFGCAPPEERDLPADAPVTVPQDLDMGSRLSPQEAQSLGLVRESGVDWDGTVDIVLGDDEPQAPLQAVDISIDGLPAATEAPEPSEGELLIDHLQLGFAYRMHTGDSWHKVRLAHISAGRSFFIFTQGAKHQETVTMTARMLKRLCESGRLRAFEHAYLMERAISRARKQLAAIGSKS
- a CDS encoding Nif3-like dinuclear metal center hexameric protein — its product is MTSRHSLERHLHMELNVDRFKDYGPNGLQVEGRAEVRHLVCGVTASLALIEAAIAAGADAILVHHGLFWRGQDGRVTGWMKQRLARLLAADVSLLAYHLPLDAHAELGNNAQLGRVLGWQADGRFGEQDLGFIGAAAQPLSLQALGEQIEQGLGRAPVLAPGDGRVLKRIAWCTGGAQGYFEQAIAAGADVFVTGEISEPQAHLAAETGVAFIAAGHHATERYGVQALGQHLAQQFGLSQQFIDLPNPA
- the mscL gene encoding large conductance mechanosensitive channel protein MscL — its product is MSFFSEFREFAVKGNVVDLAVGVIIGGAFGKIVDSVVKDLIMPIVGKVVGGLDFSNYFVVLGSIPADFKGAQTYEALTKAGVPLFAYGSFLTVLLNFVILAFIIFLMIKQINRLKRADTPAPAPAEAPVTPEDIVLLREIRDSLKR
- the pdxA gene encoding 4-hydroxythreonine-4-phosphate dehydrogenase PdxA — protein: MSTLTSSPRPLLLSMGDVCGIGPEVAVAAWAADLDLSGRSDLCLVGDVAVLRRALGFMGLQAPVLQLECLQDFAQRPPHALPVWQPPGLAVGLVDEALGQISARAGVAAALCIEASVAALLAGQAQCLVTAPIHKEALHAAGVDFPGHTELLQARSVPAGAALPPVRMMLANEELRTVLVTIHCSLRQAIEQISAARVLETLRITHQALQRMGIARPRIAVAGLNPHAGEGGLFGDEEILHIAPAIQQARAEGLDASGPYAPDTVFMRARHAAGHPGEFDVVVAMTHDHGLIPVKYLGVEQGVNVTLGLPFVRTSPDHGTAFDLAGSGRADPASMAAAIRMARRLMQPPVAT
- a CDS encoding S1C family serine protease, which produces MRRLWLIFAQATTVVLALLFVVSTLKPQWLQGRGLAGSAGGPAASLPLFKIAEPSPAAPAASGASAPARSGYALAARRAAPAVVSITASKAPSRTADSNDPWFRFHFGPRGRGQPSERPQTGLGSGVIVSADGYLLTNNHVIEGASDIEVMLSDGRQARATLVGSDPETDVAVLKIALERLPVIQLGHAESLEVGDVVLAIGNPFNVGQTVTSGIVSALGRNQLGINTFENFIQTDAAINPGNSGGALVDAEGNLVGINTAIFSRSGGSLGIGFAIPVSTARQVMESLIRDGQVARGWIGVQTRELTPEFAEAFKVTVKQGVLISGVVADAPAAKAGLKPGDVLTRVGDTPVATPAQLLAAVSALKPKTGTQVTVQRAGQQLDIAITVAQRPKPQVERD